A DNA window from Paenibacillus andongensis contains the following coding sequences:
- a CDS encoding sensor histidine kinase: MQKWHQIFHKKTGLSPYVWVVFYILPFYFILSSSATYQIVLGAVMIVVFFICYVLSFVSKGWLMYFWTSVQILISITMTLLFSYVYFSLFLAFFIGNIQNRAGFITMYAIHLISTIVTINYGLVSQNPVYITQLPFVIISVIGVILLPVTTYNRNRSDKLQGQLEDANKRISELVKLEERQRIARDLHDTLGQKLSLIGLKSDLAGKLISKNPSKAQIEINDVRQTARSALKEVREMVTSMRGTRLEDEMFRVKQILKAAEIDLIVEGDPQLTNTSLMNENVVSMCLKEAVTNIIKHSSASTCSIAIEPSQSDLVIKVGDNGVGMAKESVVLLGNGLRGMKERLEFVNGCMEIVSNQGTTIVIKVPNVFKPPEREAGI; this comes from the coding sequence ATGCAAAAGTGGCATCAAATATTTCATAAAAAAACTGGTCTTAGTCCGTATGTATGGGTTGTTTTTTACATTCTTCCTTTTTATTTTATATTAAGTTCTTCTGCCACTTACCAAATTGTTTTGGGCGCTGTTATGATTGTTGTTTTCTTTATTTGCTACGTGCTTTCTTTTGTCTCTAAAGGCTGGCTCATGTACTTTTGGACGAGTGTACAAATTCTGATTTCAATCACCATGACTTTACTGTTCAGCTACGTATATTTCTCGCTGTTTTTAGCCTTTTTTATTGGCAATATTCAAAATCGGGCCGGATTTATTACGATGTACGCTATTCATCTAATAAGTACAATTGTTACGATCAACTATGGATTAGTATCCCAGAACCCTGTCTATATTACGCAGCTGCCGTTTGTCATTATTAGCGTGATTGGCGTAATTCTTCTTCCGGTCACCACGTACAACCGAAACAGGAGTGATAAACTGCAGGGACAGCTAGAGGATGCTAATAAGCGTATTTCTGAGCTGGTAAAATTGGAAGAACGCCAAAGAATCGCTCGTGACCTACACGATACACTCGGTCAGAAGCTCTCATTAATTGGTTTAAAGAGTGATTTGGCAGGGAAATTAATTAGCAAGAACCCATCTAAAGCACAAATTGAAATCAATGATGTTCGGCAGACGGCGAGAAGTGCATTGAAGGAAGTTCGAGAAATGGTTACATCCATGCGAGGTACTAGACTAGAGGACGAGATGTTTCGCGTTAAGCAAATTTTGAAGGCTGCTGAGATCGACCTCATTGTGGAAGGGGATCCTCAGTTAACGAACACCTCCTTGATGAACGAGAATGTAGTGAGTATGTGCTTAAAGGAAGCCGTTACCAATATTATTAAACATAGCAGCGCTTCTACCTGTTCGATCGCCATTGAGCCATCACAATCCGATTTGGTTATCAAAGTAGGGGACAATGGGGTCGGCATGGCCAAAGAATCCGTTGTCTTACTTGGAAATGGACTGCGAGGCATGAAAGAGCGTCTTGAGTTTGTGAACGGATGCATGGAAATTGTCTCAAACCAAGGAACGACGATCGTGATCAAAGTGCCAAATGTCTTCAAACCACCGGAAAGGGAGGCGGGGATATGA
- a CDS encoding helix-turn-helix transcriptional regulator translates to MNTKERLQALSEFLTTHRARIQPSEAGVLGGSRRRTPGLRREEVATIAGVSTTWYTWLEQGRDIKMSVQVLDRIAFALQLNEDERQYLFMLALEQPAPTTFVDKIPTVSPALTRILTELHDCPTIISDRRCNIVGWNQAAAAIFLDFAIIPEEQRNMIWLLFTRKELKALAVNWHDFVKGFLAMFRSYYGQYVGDNWYSEFIEQISKQSQDFRTFWNQSDVSSAPEVFIEFRHAKVGKMLFDLTTLQVQGRTDLRCSVYTPSPGSDTDSKVRLLMSKLEEHD, encoded by the coding sequence GTGAATACAAAGGAACGGTTACAGGCACTGTCCGAGTTTTTAACGACTCATCGTGCTAGAATTCAACCCAGTGAGGCTGGAGTACTTGGCGGGAGTCGTAGACGAACCCCTGGCTTACGCAGAGAAGAAGTGGCAACAATTGCTGGTGTCAGCACGACCTGGTATACCTGGTTAGAGCAGGGAAGAGATATCAAAATGTCCGTGCAAGTACTGGATCGTATTGCTTTTGCTTTGCAGCTTAATGAGGATGAGCGCCAGTATCTCTTCATGTTGGCTCTCGAGCAGCCGGCACCGACTACATTTGTAGATAAAATACCTACGGTCAGTCCAGCGTTAACCAGAATTCTGACAGAGCTTCATGATTGCCCCACGATTATTTCGGACCGCCGCTGTAATATTGTTGGCTGGAATCAAGCAGCTGCTGCTATATTCCTAGATTTCGCGATTATCCCTGAAGAGCAAAGAAACATGATTTGGCTGCTTTTTACACGGAAAGAATTGAAAGCTCTGGCCGTAAACTGGCATGATTTTGTAAAAGGATTCTTGGCGATGTTTCGATCCTATTACGGGCAATATGTCGGGGATAATTGGTACAGTGAGTTTATCGAGCAGATTAGTAAACAGAGCCAGGATTTTAGAACTTTTTGGAACCAAAGTGATGTGAGTTCAGCACCCGAAGTGTTCATTGAATTCAGGCATGCCAAAGTGGGGAAAATGCTGTTCGATTTGACTACGCTTCAAGTACAAGGACGTACCGATTTGAGATGCAGTGTGTATACACCTTCTCCTGGTTCGGATACCGATTCGAAAGTTAGACTTTTGATGAGTAAATTAGAGGAGCATGACTAA
- a CDS encoding Ger(x)C family spore germination protein: MINVWRKRISRILVILLLLPMLTGCWDRLEIEDRAVVLAIAIDEAKPQEANESSNATQILKAPKSNKSLIRLTVQIAVPGRIPLGTGGTGGVPAGQKPVWVLSSIGSTINDSIMNLQQQLADRLFFGHLRVIVVSEVMARKGIENEKDFFRRQPQVRRTVWMVVSKGKASDIMRATPQLERVPTLYLVATLDHAKEMGKLPNNFLGVFYSASSAKGQEGSLPYLELKKESNIEIAGMAYFKGDKMEGITTPLQIGHFMAMKQINPGGYSVITHIPGSDTSVIFQSTHRKAKITTEIKDGKIHAKVVSQIEGDLREKSNENLTLTKETIKKLEQSIEKDGKIGFEKLIHQTQKDGCDIFGFGEDVRAFHPSYWNREIKTKQKWEEMYREMSVEVSLRINIRRIGTKTK, translated from the coding sequence GTGATCAACGTGTGGCGAAAACGGATTAGCCGGATTCTTGTTATACTGTTGCTTTTGCCCATGCTTACAGGTTGCTGGGATCGTTTAGAAATCGAAGATCGAGCCGTTGTGTTAGCGATTGCCATCGATGAGGCCAAACCGCAAGAGGCGAATGAAAGCAGCAATGCAACACAGATACTTAAAGCTCCTAAGTCGAATAAAAGTTTAATACGACTCACTGTACAAATTGCCGTTCCAGGACGCATTCCTTTGGGTACAGGTGGTACCGGAGGCGTTCCGGCTGGGCAGAAACCAGTCTGGGTGCTGAGCAGCATCGGGAGTACCATTAACGATTCCATCATGAATCTGCAGCAGCAACTGGCAGATCGCCTATTCTTCGGACATTTGCGTGTAATCGTCGTGTCCGAAGTAATGGCAAGGAAGGGAATCGAAAATGAGAAAGATTTCTTTCGTCGTCAACCTCAGGTAAGAAGAACAGTTTGGATGGTTGTATCCAAAGGGAAAGCTTCTGATATCATGAGAGCTACTCCGCAATTGGAGCGTGTTCCCACTTTATACCTAGTAGCCACCTTAGATCATGCCAAGGAAATGGGGAAACTTCCTAATAATTTCCTAGGTGTTTTCTATAGTGCTAGTTCTGCTAAAGGACAGGAAGGATCTCTCCCTTATCTGGAATTGAAGAAAGAATCTAATATTGAAATCGCTGGAATGGCATATTTTAAAGGTGACAAAATGGAGGGAATCACTACGCCTCTACAAATCGGTCACTTTATGGCAATGAAGCAAATCAATCCCGGTGGATATAGCGTCATCACACATATACCCGGATCTGACACTTCTGTCATATTTCAATCTACCCATCGTAAAGCGAAAATCACAACAGAAATCAAAGACGGTAAAATTCATGCCAAAGTTGTGAGTCAAATCGAAGGAGATTTACGGGAGAAATCGAATGAAAATTTGACGTTAACGAAGGAAACGATTAAAAAATTAGAGCAATCCATAGAAAAGGACGGGAAAATAGGGTTTGAAAAACTAATTCACCAGACCCAAAAGGACGGTTGCGACATTTTCGGTTTCGGGGAAGACGTGCGTGCTTTCCATCCTTCCTATTGGAATAGGGAAATTAAAACGAAGCAGAAATGGGAAGAGATGTATCGTGAAATGTCCGTTGAGGTAAGTCTACGTATAAATATTCGACGAATTGGCACAAAAACCAAATAA
- a CDS encoding zinc ribbon domain-containing protein YjdM, translating into MPELPNCPKCQSVYTYEDGSLLICPECAHEWTLELEAEDRADNKIVKDANGNVLNDGDTVTVIKDLKVKGSSSVIKIGTKVKNIRLVDGDHDIDCKIDDFGAMKLKSEFVKKV; encoded by the coding sequence ATGCCAGAATTACCAAATTGCCCAAAATGTCAATCAGTGTACACGTACGAAGATGGGAGTCTATTGATTTGCCCGGAATGCGCACATGAGTGGACGTTAGAATTGGAAGCTGAAGATCGTGCTGATAACAAAATTGTTAAAGATGCGAATGGAAATGTCTTAAACGACGGTGATACGGTTACAGTCATCAAGGATCTTAAAGTTAAAGGAAGTTCATCCGTCATAAAAATAGGTACAAAAGTTAAAAATATACGATTGGTTGATGGCGATCATGATATTGATTGCAAAATTGATGATTTCGGAGCTATGAAATTAAAATCTGAATTTGTTAAAAAGGTATAA
- a CDS encoding fatty acid desaturase, translated as MTQSTLSNLKKQVAPYEKSNTKASVKQLFNTIGPLLLLWYAAYLSLSVSYWITLPITFIASGFVIRTFIIFHDCCHQSFFKSRRANDIIGTITGILTLFPYQQWKNSHSIHHATSSNLEKRGTGDMWVLTVDEYAASPLLLKVAYRLYRNPLIMFGLGPIFLFLVTNRFNTKGAKRKERISTYLTNVSIIILYACMCWAIGWQAFVMIQVPLVFVAGLLGIWLFYVQHQFEDSYFENEDEWSYVKAAVDGSSYYKLPKLLQWITGNIGFHHVHHLSPKVPNYNLEKAHNATPPLQKATTITISTSLQSLRFRLWDEQNKKFVGYKNKKQVLPNPDKLDSLGNNIKVRRSII; from the coding sequence ATGACTCAATCTACGCTATCCAATTTAAAAAAACAGGTTGCCCCTTATGAAAAATCGAATACGAAGGCGAGTGTTAAACAGCTGTTCAACACCATAGGACCTTTATTGCTGCTGTGGTACGCTGCATATCTAAGCCTATCCGTATCTTATTGGATAACGTTACCGATTACGTTCATTGCTTCCGGGTTTGTCATACGGACTTTTATCATTTTCCATGATTGTTGTCACCAATCGTTCTTCAAAAGCCGCCGAGCTAACGATATCATAGGTACGATAACGGGTATTCTTACACTCTTTCCGTATCAACAATGGAAAAACAGTCATTCTATCCATCATGCAACGAGCAGCAACCTTGAGAAACGCGGCACAGGTGATATGTGGGTTCTTACGGTCGACGAATACGCGGCTTCTCCATTATTGCTCAAAGTTGCCTATCGATTATATCGGAATCCACTCATTATGTTTGGACTTGGTCCCATCTTTTTATTCCTAGTTACGAATCGTTTTAATACAAAAGGTGCGAAGCGTAAGGAAAGAATCAGTACTTACTTGACGAATGTTTCCATCATCATTTTATATGCATGTATGTGTTGGGCTATTGGCTGGCAGGCGTTTGTGATGATTCAAGTTCCGCTCGTTTTCGTAGCCGGCTTGCTGGGAATTTGGCTGTTCTATGTACAACATCAGTTTGAGGATTCCTACTTTGAGAACGAAGATGAGTGGAGTTATGTGAAAGCCGCGGTAGATGGAAGCTCTTATTACAAGCTGCCTAAGCTTTTACAATGGATAACGGGAAATATCGGCTTTCATCATGTGCATCATTTGAGTCCGAAAGTGCCAAATTATAACTTGGAGAAGGCGCATAATGCAACCCCTCCGCTGCAAAAAGCAACGACGATTACAATTAGCACGAGTCTACAATCGTTACGTTTTCGTCTTTGGGACGAGCAGAACAAAAAGTTTGTTGGTTATAAAAATAAAAAACAGGTGCTCCCTAACCCAGATAAGCTAGATTCTTTGGGGAACAACATAAAAGTCCGTAGATCGATCATTTAA
- a CDS encoding response regulator transcription factor codes for MIRIVIAEDQRMLLGALASLLDLEEDMQVVGTASNGEDAVRLVHLHKPDICIMDIEMPVKSGLDAAEELKGFGCKVMILTTFARSGYFERAVKAGANGYLLKDSPSEELATSIRSIMAGRRIYASELVDDAYGEENPLTEREKEVLILIADGKNTKEIADQMYITTGTVRNYISVILDKLNVSNRIEAIMRFKEKGWFK; via the coding sequence ATGATTCGAATTGTAATTGCCGAGGACCAACGAATGCTGCTTGGCGCACTTGCTTCCTTGCTGGATTTGGAAGAGGATATGCAGGTCGTTGGTACAGCTAGCAATGGGGAGGATGCAGTGAGACTGGTTCATCTTCATAAGCCAGATATTTGTATCATGGATATTGAGATGCCAGTCAAGAGCGGATTAGACGCGGCTGAGGAACTAAAGGGATTTGGCTGCAAGGTGATGATACTGACTACGTTTGCTCGTTCCGGATATTTTGAAAGGGCTGTGAAGGCTGGTGCCAACGGTTATTTGTTGAAAGATAGCCCCAGTGAGGAGCTCGCTACTTCGATACGCAGTATCATGGCCGGCCGCCGCATTTATGCCTCAGAGTTAGTAGATGACGCATATGGGGAAGAAAATCCTTTGACCGAGCGGGAGAAGGAAGTACTGATCCTTATCGCCGACGGTAAAAATACGAAGGAAATTGCTGATCAGATGTATATAACCACAGGAACCGTCCGTAACTATATTTCCGTAATCCTTGATAAGCTCAACGTAAGCAATCGAATTGAGGCTATTATGCGTTTTAAAGAAAAGGGATGGTTCAAGTGA
- the fabF gene encoding beta-ketoacyl-ACP synthase II, protein MKRVVVTGMGVITPIGNQVETFWRNLTDGKSGITKIDHMDVTDYKTNFAGVVRNFDAEAAVGRRDVRRMDRYCQFAVAAAKQALDDAALVIDSTNEERIGVYIGSGIGGIQTILDNYRTLLTRGPSRVSPTVVPMMIANMAAAQVSILFGVKGPTLAPVTACATGNNAIGEAFKLIQRGGADAVIAGGAEATVTDLALAGFGNATALSTRCDAPEQASRPFDAERDGFVAAEGAGVLVLESLEHAERRGARIHAELVGYGSTSDAYHIVATDPEGSGAYRAMREAIADAGIAAAEIDTINAHATSTIAGDLSETLAIKRLLGRGAYDVPISANKSMIGHMLGAAGGVEAVALIKTLQDGLIPPTINLENPDPECDLDYVPLVARRAELRYGLSSSFGFGGHNAVLIFKKYE, encoded by the coding sequence ATGAAACGTGTAGTTGTGACAGGAATGGGTGTCATTACACCCATTGGGAATCAGGTGGAAACGTTCTGGAGGAATCTTACAGATGGTAAATCAGGCATTACCAAGATAGATCATATGGATGTAACGGATTATAAAACCAATTTCGCTGGTGTGGTACGGAATTTCGATGCAGAAGCAGCTGTTGGTCGGCGAGATGTACGCCGGATGGATCGATACTGCCAATTTGCCGTTGCCGCGGCCAAGCAGGCGCTTGATGATGCGGCCTTAGTGATTGATTCGACGAATGAAGAACGTATCGGCGTCTATATTGGCTCTGGCATTGGCGGTATTCAGACGATTCTGGACAATTACCGGACGTTGCTGACCCGCGGACCCAGCCGCGTGAGTCCGACCGTTGTCCCTATGATGATCGCCAATATGGCTGCGGCACAGGTTAGTATTCTGTTCGGTGTCAAGGGCCCAACACTAGCTCCAGTGACCGCTTGCGCCACAGGAAATAACGCCATTGGCGAAGCTTTCAAGCTTATCCAGCGCGGAGGCGCAGACGCCGTCATTGCCGGCGGCGCCGAAGCGACGGTCACCGACCTCGCGCTGGCGGGCTTCGGCAATGCGACAGCGCTATCGACGCGCTGTGACGCGCCGGAGCAGGCTAGCCGCCCGTTCGACGCGGAGCGGGACGGCTTCGTCGCCGCCGAAGGCGCCGGCGTGCTCGTGCTGGAGTCGCTCGAGCATGCCGAGCGTCGAGGAGCCCGTATCCATGCCGAGCTCGTCGGCTATGGATCAACCTCGGACGCCTACCACATTGTGGCGACCGATCCTGAAGGCTCGGGAGCTTACCGAGCCATGCGCGAAGCGATCGCCGACGCCGGGATCGCCGCGGCGGAGATCGACACGATCAACGCGCACGCGACGAGCACGATCGCTGGCGATCTCTCAGAGACGCTCGCCATCAAGCGGCTGCTTGGTCGCGGTGCGTATGACGTGCCGATCAGCGCAAACAAGTCCATGATCGGCCATATGCTCGGCGCAGCTGGCGGTGTGGAAGCCGTCGCGCTGATCAAAACCTTACAGGACGGCCTTATCCCTCCGACTATTAATCTAGAAAATCCAGATCCCGAGTGTGATCTCGATTATGTTCCACTCGTTGCAAGACGAGCTGAACTTCGTTATGGCTTGTCCAGCTCATTCGGATTTGGCGGGCATAACGCCGTCCTCATTTTCAAAAAATATGAATAA
- a CDS encoding NADPH-dependent FMN reductase, which produces MVKTIKVLAISGSLRQKSSNTALMHAIVGLARENMVFTIYNGLGDLPHFNPDLDVDDGPVSVLELRSQLNEADAVLICTPEYGNGVPGVLKNALDWLVSSGQFMNKPTAVVTASPTPMGGDKAHDSILLTLNMINARIVEEGTMMIPHINLKLNNEGVITDVLTKRGLISLLESLVRACS; this is translated from the coding sequence ATGGTGAAAACAATAAAAGTGTTAGCGATTTCGGGAAGTCTTCGCCAGAAGTCTTCTAATACAGCCCTTATGCACGCTATTGTAGGTCTAGCCCGAGAAAATATGGTCTTTACTATATATAACGGGTTGGGTGATCTACCGCATTTTAATCCCGATCTTGACGTCGATGACGGACCTGTATCGGTTCTTGAGCTGCGCTCACAACTTAACGAAGCGGATGCCGTACTGATATGCACACCAGAATATGGGAACGGAGTACCTGGTGTATTGAAAAATGCATTAGACTGGCTAGTATCTTCAGGTCAATTTATGAATAAACCGACAGCGGTAGTCACCGCGTCTCCCACTCCTATGGGCGGGGACAAAGCGCATGATTCAATTCTGCTTACGCTAAACATGATCAATGCCAGAATTGTTGAGGAGGGAACTATGATGATTCCCCATATTAACTTAAAACTTAATAATGAGGGCGTCATCACGGATGTTTTAACCAAGAGAGGTTTAATATCACTGCTTGAAAGTCTTGTAAGAGCTTGTTCATAA
- a CDS encoding CLC_0170 family protein: MITFNYYTVLLLLISGILTLSFDVRIYVKTNMMKEKKGALITGWLSIALAFISFCTYYMYEKWFWK, translated from the coding sequence ATGATTACCTTTAACTATTACACGGTATTGCTTTTACTAATTTCTGGGATCCTCACGCTAAGTTTTGATGTTAGAATCTATGTGAAGACGAATATGATGAAAGAAAAGAAAGGTGCCCTGATTACAGGGTGGCTCAGTATAGCCCTCGCTTTCATTTCATTTTGCACCTACTATATGTATGAGAAATGGTTCTGGAAGTAG